A region of the Pseudonocardia cypriaca genome:
AGCGGGTGCACCCAGCGGGCCGACCCGTCGACGACGGCCCGCGGCGGGCGCGCGTCGAGGTCGAGGGTGAGCCGGATGCGGGCGGTGTCCTCCACCCGGAGCAGCCAGCCGCCGGGTACCGGCTCGGGCAGGAAGACGCCGACGCCGTGCACCGAGACCGGCCGGTCCCCCCGGGGAACCGCAACCCGTTCGACGCTCGGCATGCCGGTCACGGCCGCGACCCAGCCGTGCTCGTCGACGACGAGACCCGCCCCCTGCACGCGGGAGAGGATCGGGGCGGCGAGCCCGCGCAGCGCCTCGATCCGCCCCTCGTGCTGGCGCCACAGGCTCGCCTCTGCGAGCTTCACCGCGGTGGCGACGAGAGCCACCGTGGTGGGGTGCACGGTGTGCGCCGGGCCGCTGACGTCGACCACACCCAGCAGCTCACCGGAGCGCGGGTCGTGCACGGGACATGCGGTGCAGGTCCAGACGTGGTGGGACCGCACGAAGTGCTCGGCCGCGAACATCTGCACCGGCGCCGCCTCGGCGAGGGCGGTGCCGATCGCGTTGCTGCCGACGCTGCCCTCGGACCAGTCGGCGCCCTCGGTGAAACCCAGGCGGTCGGCGCGGCGGCGCACCTGGGCGGATCCCTCCCGCCACAGCAGCCTGCCCTGCGCATCGGTGATGACCATGATGTGCGAGGCGTCGTCGGCCACCGACGTGAGCGCGGCACGCAGCTCGGGGAGCACCCGCTGCAGTGGGCTCTCCACCCGGC
Encoded here:
- a CDS encoding GAF domain-containing protein, with the protein product MTADEGVCAVRPGTDIVRHARMLARVHDALLSGDRPPATPRRLIARSWERVQAQGVDPDLGHPVGPLPAVEVERRRVESPLQRVLPELRAALTSVADDASHIMVITDAQGRLLWREGSAQVRRRADRLGFTEGADWSEGSVGSNAIGTALAEAAPVQMFAAEHFVRSHHVWTCTACPVHDPRSGELLGVVDVSGPAHTVHPTTVALVATAVKLAEASLWRQHEGRIEALRGLAAPILSRVQGAGLVVDEHGWVAAVTGMPSVERVAVPRGDRPVSVHGVGVFLPEPVPGGWLLRVEDTARIRLTLDLDARPPRAVVDGSARWVHPLSTRHAEVLVLLAAAGAAGMGAGALSAALYGDRDHLVTVRAEMSRLRRSLGGLLLARPYRIAPEVEVSAPDPATSALLRRSTAPGVRRLAGGR